Proteins from a single region of Echeneis naucrates chromosome 14, fEcheNa1.1, whole genome shotgun sequence:
- the LOC115054153 gene encoding fibrous sheath CABYR-binding protein — MPQDVDRGQVFKTTRVRTLLKNDGSWIQKSQQDEEEQDKMHNTEQMVHAEETKPALESQKSYVLLTAKKFESQAPTHEITEDGEAQIENITAENKEKCVDIPVTQSNTNDSERAAEVDANAHVVEQVQNGEAQNVLSTKETPEEVSPMEPSEEQDATTPAEQSNTEHSEAQVSAIADADVPVAETSNVPGTDGSEDNEEVPAVIVVEVKLHEEPAIKMQNAADLKDAGAESTEPPAEESVNKCPPEYSTGEMFKAEAVVLEESLPDLTDVIHPAQGEELALQNSKEADLPVESVSKPPTHCAAEMATEETHDNCPLEQSTKEEAVAEVVVESSPETSAVNDTETSDEAPLQGPVEPILDAVSKSPTQSAAETAVKALESKVESIAPTEPESRAEEVAECESQPVNDAVVEQNSADHVMELSITDALVPSPETTPDEVCDRTIKLTDALDVEPPKAEGVPEPVEDMQQSNAQKPEVSQPEETNTTVMSQKPREEKPPTHTLKKTRDGKDVCSFCDQTLGNTKIIFSEPLVICHPDCLKCGVCAMILGDLLTPMFLHDQVIHCHSCFAEATES, encoded by the exons ATGCCACAAG ATGTCGACAGAGGCCAGGTGTTTAAAACCACCAGGGTGAGGACGCTGCTGAAGAACGACGGCAGCTGGATCCAAAAATCTCAGcaggatgaagaagagcaagacAAAATGCACAACACTGAGCA AATGGTCCATGCTGAGGAGACCAAACCAGCTCTAGAAAGCCAGAAATCATACGTCCTCCTGACAGCCAAGAAATTTGA GTCACAAGCACCCACACATGAAATTACTGAGGATGGTGAAgcacaaattgaaaacataactgcagaaaacaaagaaaaatgtgtcgATATACCAGTCACGCAGTCTAATACAAATGACAGTGAGAGGGCTGCTGAAGTTGATGCAAATGCTCATGTGGTTGAACAAGTCCAAAATGGTGAAGCACAAAATGTCCTTTCAACAAAGGAAACTCCAGAGGAAGTGTCTCCCATGGAGCCATCTGAGGAACAGGATGCCACCACACCAGCTGAGCAGtcaaacacagagcacagtgaggCCCAGGTCTCAGCCATCGCTGATGCGGATGTTCCTGTCGCAGAAACCTCTAATGTGCCTGGTACAGATGGGAGTGAAGACAATGAAGAAGTCCCTGCTGTTATTGTAGTGGAAGTGAAACTTCATGAGGAGCctgcaataaaaatgcaaaatgcagcAGATTTGAAGGATGCTGGAGCAGAATCAACTGAACCACCTGCAGAGGAGAGTGTCAACAAATGTCCTCCAGAGTATTCAACAGGAGAAATGTTTAAAGCTGAAGCCGTAGTTCTGGAGGAGTCATTGCCTGATTTGACTGATGTCATTCATCCAGCACAAGGAGAAGAGCTTGCTCTCCAAAACAGTAAGGAAGCAGACTTACCTGTAGAGTCTGTATCTAAACCCCCCACTCACTGTGCAGCAGAAATGGCCACAGAGGAAACTCATGACAACTGTCCTCTGGAACAGAGCACTAAAGAAGAAGCAGTAGCTGAGGTTGTGGTCGAGTCATCACCTGAGACCTCTGCTGTAAATGACACAGAAACAAGTGATGAGGCTCCCCTACAGGGCCCTGTGGAACCAATCTTAGATGCTGTATCTAAATCACCTACTCAGTCTGCTGCCGAAACTGCAGTGAAAGCTCTGGAGTCTAAAGTCGAGTCTATAGCTCCAACTGAACCAGAGTCCAGAGCTGAGGAGGTGGCTGAATGTGAGAGTCAGCCTGTTAATGATGCTGTTGTCGAGCAAAATTCAGCTGATCATGTGATGGAGTTGAGCATCACAGATGCTCTTGTACCTTCTCCTGAAACTACACCAGATGAGGTTTGTGACAGAACCATTAAACTGACTGATGCTTTAGATGTGGAGCCACCAAAAGCTGAGGGTGTCCCTGAACCTGTGGAGGATATGCAACAGTCCAATGCACAAAAACCAGAAGTGAGCCAGCCTGAGGAAACCAACAC TACTGTAATGTCTCAAAAGCCAAGGGAGGAGAAACCACCCACACATACTCTGAAAAAGACCAG AGACGGCAAagatgtttgttcattttgcGACCAAACACTTGGAAACACCAAGATTATATTCAGCGAACCTCTGGTGATCTGTCACCCCGACTGTCTTAAG TGCGGTGTGTGTGCTATGATCCTGGGAGATCTGCTGACCCCAATGTTCCTGCATGACCAAGTGATCCACTGTCATAGCTGCTTTGCAGAAGCTACTGAGTCCTGA
- the plp1b gene encoding proteolipid protein 1b isoform X1: MFPVRQPWLCKALGCYDCCIRCIGAVPYPSLVATLLCYAGMALFCGCGHEALTQTDVLVSTYFARNIQDYEVMASFIKYFQYVIYGLASFFFLYGILLLAEGFYTTSAVKQTFGEFRSTQCGRCLSLTFIIVTYILAFIWLAVFAFTAIPVFFLFNMEQTCHNINILAETTPSINQHSWICMDARQYGLLPWNAMPGKACGMTLASICKTSEFYVTYDLYIAAFAGAGVTLLALFLYLVATTYNYAVLRFLGRKGIR, translated from the exons ATGTTTCCGGTCAGGCAGCCTTGGCTTTGCAAAGCCTTAG GTTGTTATGATTGCTGTATCCGGTGCATTGGGGCAGTGCCCTATCCATCCCTGGTGGCCACCTTGCTGTGCTATGCTGGCATGGCATTATTTTGTGGCTGTGGGCACGAAGCGTTGACCCAGACCGATGTCCTTGTCTCGACTTACTTCGCCCGCAACATTCAGGACTATGAGGTCATGGCCTCCTT TATCAAATATTTCCAGTATGTGATCTACGGCCTGGcatcatttttcttcctctacggcatcctgctgctggctgaggGATTCTACACCACAAGCGCTGTCAAGCAGACATTTGGTGAATTTAGGAGCACCCAATGTGGCCGCTGCCTCAGCCTCACG tttaTCATAGTGACGTACATCTTGGCCTTCATCTGGCTGgcagtgtttgccttcactgCTATCCCAGTCTTCTTCTTGTTCAACATGGAGCAGACCTGTCACAACATCAACATCCTGGCTGAAACAACCCCCAGCATTAATCAGCATAGCTGGATTTGCATGGACGCCAGGCAGTATG GTCTTCTCCCTTGGAATGCGATGCCAGGCAAAGCTTGCGGAATGACCTTGGCATCTATTTGCAAAACCAGCGAA TTCTACGTCACCTATGACTTGTACATCGCTGCATTTGCTGGTGCTGGAGTCACTCTTTTAGCACTG TTTCTGTATCTGGTTGCCACCACCTACAACTATGCAGTCTTGCGGTTTCTGGGGAGGAAAGGCATCCGTTAA
- the LOC115054154 gene encoding uncharacterized protein LOC115054154, protein MPSRNHLDKIGRRKKKKWTEDAMERALIEVKSGRCTVRQAAKEFGVPKSSLGDRVSGRVTPGSRSGPAQLITSADEQLLVEFSLYMSKHGFPLTKQQLVSFASSIYKRQHRRVAFSKLGQTWWLNFRKRQEKNITIQPADNVVRGRTVCVRKEAVDQFFLLLSTVMDTHGLRDKPHQIYNCNETGFQLGRKRVILQKSASLGFKPTPGSRDHISVLACFNAAGEDIPPFIIYSKAYPGGVRYKTQGPPNALYGWSELGCINSDLFKRWFLKHFLVRATKERPLLLIFDGHKSPVNLEVVEAARKEDIILLCLPPHCSHILQPLDGGLFMLLRQHFGTLIGDGCAADTHFSISKKEFSGLFKGTYQVAKEEEGIRVVKEGFRKCGIYPLNHFVINEGHLMPSHSMNPATGHTLSTSAQGVHTVGDLIAAGPSI, encoded by the coding sequence ATGCCATCAAGAAATCATCTAGACAAAAttgggaggaggaagaagaagaaatggacagaGGACGCCATGGAACGTGCACTGATTGAGGTGAAGTCTGGGAGGTGCACGGTGAGACAGGCTGCCAAGGAGTTTGGCGTCCCTAAATCTTCACTAGGGGACAGAGTCAGCGGACGAGTGACACCAGGGAGTCGCAGCGGGCCTGCTCAGCTTATAACATCTGCAGATGAGCAGCTGTTAGTGGAGTTCTCCTTATACATGTCCAAGCATGGATTCCCACTTACTAAGCAGCAGCTGGTCTCCTTTGCCTCGTCCATTTATAAGAGGCAGCATCGGAGGGTGGCATTCTCCAAACTGGGCCAGACATGGTGGCTCAATTTTAGAAAACGGCAAGAAAAGAATATTACTATTCAGCCAGCAGACAATGTTGTCCGTGGGCGGACAGTATGTGTGAGGAAAGAGGCGGTGgatcagttttttcttttactgagcACTGTCATGGACACTCACGGACTCAGAGACAAGCCTCACCAAATCTATAATTGCAATGAGACTGGCTTTCAGCTGGGCAGGAAGAGGGTGATTCTCCAAAAATCTGCCAGTCTGGGCTTCAAGCCAACGCCAGGCTCAAGGGACCACATCTCCGTCCTGGCTTGCTTTAATGCAGCTGGAGAGGACATACCCCCATTTATTATCTATTCAAAGGCCTATCCAGGGGGGGTTCGTTACAAGACACAGGGGCCACCGAATGCCCTCTATGGGTGGTCGGAGTTGGGGTGTATCAACTCTGACCTCTTCAAGAGGTGGTTCCTTAAACATTTTCTTGTGCGTGCAACGAAGGAGCGTccactgctgctgatttttgaTGGCCACAAGTCACCTGTGAACCTTGAAGTAGTCGAAGCAGCTCGTAAGGAGGACATCATCCTTCTCTGCCTTCCACCTCATTGCTCTCACATCCTACAACCACTCGACGGGGGTCTCTTTATGCTCCTGAGGCAGCATTTTGGGACTCTAATAGGTGATGGTTGTGCCGCAGATACTCATTTTTCAATAAGCAAGAAAGAGTTCTCAGGTTTATTTAAAGGAACATATCAGGTagcaaaggaagaagaaggtATTAGGGTTGTTAAGGAAGGTTTCAGGAAATGTGGTATCTACCCTCTTAACCACTTTGTCATCAATGAGGGTCATTTAATGCCATCACACAGCATGAACCCAGCCACTGGACACACATTGTCCACATCTGCCCAAGGGGTGCACACTGTAGGAGACCTCATAGCTGCTGGACCCTCAATATAG
- the plp1b gene encoding proteolipid protein 1b isoform X2 — protein MGCYDCCIRCIGAVPYPSLVATLLCYAGMALFCGCGHEALTQTDVLVSTYFARNIQDYEVMASFIKYFQYVIYGLASFFFLYGILLLAEGFYTTSAVKQTFGEFRSTQCGRCLSLTFIIVTYILAFIWLAVFAFTAIPVFFLFNMEQTCHNINILAETTPSINQHSWICMDARQYGLLPWNAMPGKACGMTLASICKTSEFYVTYDLYIAAFAGAGVTLLALFLYLVATTYNYAVLRFLGRKGIR, from the exons ATGG GTTGTTATGATTGCTGTATCCGGTGCATTGGGGCAGTGCCCTATCCATCCCTGGTGGCCACCTTGCTGTGCTATGCTGGCATGGCATTATTTTGTGGCTGTGGGCACGAAGCGTTGACCCAGACCGATGTCCTTGTCTCGACTTACTTCGCCCGCAACATTCAGGACTATGAGGTCATGGCCTCCTT TATCAAATATTTCCAGTATGTGATCTACGGCCTGGcatcatttttcttcctctacggcatcctgctgctggctgaggGATTCTACACCACAAGCGCTGTCAAGCAGACATTTGGTGAATTTAGGAGCACCCAATGTGGCCGCTGCCTCAGCCTCACG tttaTCATAGTGACGTACATCTTGGCCTTCATCTGGCTGgcagtgtttgccttcactgCTATCCCAGTCTTCTTCTTGTTCAACATGGAGCAGACCTGTCACAACATCAACATCCTGGCTGAAACAACCCCCAGCATTAATCAGCATAGCTGGATTTGCATGGACGCCAGGCAGTATG GTCTTCTCCCTTGGAATGCGATGCCAGGCAAAGCTTGCGGAATGACCTTGGCATCTATTTGCAAAACCAGCGAA TTCTACGTCACCTATGACTTGTACATCGCTGCATTTGCTGGTGCTGGAGTCACTCTTTTAGCACTG TTTCTGTATCTGGTTGCCACCACCTACAACTATGCAGTCTTGCGGTTTCTGGGGAGGAAAGGCATCCGTTAA